Part of the Pieris brassicae chromosome 5, ilPieBrab1.1, whole genome shotgun sequence genome is shown below.
AcctatttttttcattcaatCTTCAtctttattcttttatttcttttttatgagGTAATTCCAATGTTTAGtgtttttaacttttagaTTAACAGGAGTTCGTCCAGTGTTTAGTTTAATGACGTCAGATGGCGCCATCCTATCAGAGGATGATCCTTTAAGTCTAGTACTATCTTCTCCGGAGCTGAACACTTGCATCAGTAATTGGAAAGCGTCTCCGGCTGAGGAAAGATATCTGGAGTGCTGTGATGCTTTGGGAATTCGTaagtttatacaaaaatgataATTCAAATTCTACCCAATATTTCGGTAGTAtagagatttaattaaatttttattccagCACCTTCCCAGGAATTACAACAAGCAGTAGGCCGAAGTCACACAACCAGACGTCTAGCCCTCGGCACACAAACACTTCCCCCATCACAAATCCGGCCGTTGTTCCGTGCACTTACCCATCAGACACACATAACAGCTCTAATGCTATCCAACAACACTATTAATAACGAagccataaaatatttatccgaAAGTCTCTCAACGATGAAACATTTGACATTGATTGatcttagtaaaaataatctcACCGGAGATGCTGTTAAAATTttgcttaatatttttgaGAAATCAAATCGTCCGGCCTGTCAAGCCATTGAAGACATAGACCTGAGTCATAACTCAATAAATGATGACGGTTTTCAATCGATTTTAAAACTAACCCAATATTTACGACTTAAATCGCTGAAACTCAGTAACTGTGGTATAACAGATAATGCGCTTAAAGATGTAAACGGTTCACAAATTAACTTTGATACTATGGAAGTGATCGATTTGAGTAATAATGATCTGAAAATGGTCGTTATAAGTAATTTGTTGACAATACTCAATCCTAATGTGTTGCTTGAATTGGAATTTAATGATGTGGGCGCGGAAGGGAATGTGGTGGGAAGTTTGGCGAACTTCATGGATACGGCTAAAGAGTTAAAACTGCGAAGGTTTAGTCTGTCCGGGTGTAAATTGGTGGATGGACAGTTTATGAGGATATTCAGGTACATACATGCTAtcaaatatgataaaatacgGACAATCAAACGCTTATGAAATATAAGAactaagatatatataaaatgacatGGAAACTTACGTATCGCCAAACAGATTATAGCGCTATATTGCACACAAGTctcgataatattttttgtatcaaGGAACTAGCCGCGGAAAACACTGTCAATTTCGTAAATAATTAGGTCGAAATATtggtaactaaaataataatcgtaaataattaagaatgcAAGGTTGTTAAGCAGCGTGTATGGAGTTGCTGATAATATTTGCCAAGTCATTCATCATTCATTTTTTCACAGTTTTATCGTAAAACCGACACTTTTTAATAGGACCATTAAACCTGGTCCTGTAGatgagttattttattaaattatttttataatactcaTAATAAGAGTTGAGACACGGGTATACAATGTATTTGGGTTAATCAGAAATCATGAactagaaatttaaaattatgttatatttatctcTTCCAGATCTCTCGGCAGGGCCAAAAACCTACAAAGTGTGACGTTAAAGAGCAACCTccttacatttattacattgaaAAAATTGCTTCAACGCCAACCGCCCGTGCCACAGATAAACCTAGAGGGTTGCcaggatatttttaaatactccCCAGACTCCGATTTTCAAGTATGGCTACCCGCGATTGACTTTGGACGATGTATACCAGAAATTAATGTTACGCCAAACTCGAAAACGGACGAGGAACGAGaaagtttcaaattattttcaaaaacttGGTTAAATTGCTTCAAAGGGCGTGGTGTTATAGAGCATGGTGATGGTGGGCTTATTAAGTTTACGGCTAGATGATTGACTTTTATAAGtacaggaaataaatattatttaggtaCCGTTGGAATATTACAATTGCGTAATAGATTATTGTTTCTAAAATTTGTCAATGGTAGGGAGATAAACTGGACTGGGACTAGAAAAGTTACAGGCTCATATGTAAACGCGTCaatcaaacttaaatctagttaTGAGCTGTCAAACCTTTTATGTATGAAGTTCGACATATATGACAGTGCTCAAGACGAAATTGTgacttaaaatacaaattagaaTATGTAACTGTGTTTTGTTGTCATAGGCATACTATATTATAGTGCACggacacattaaaaaaatattttgccttAAATTGTGAAAATATGATATCTTTTAGTTGCGCATTAGAGGTTAAGCACTATACAGATTACAGACTACAGTACCACATATTTTGGCCGGTATGAGGATCGCTGTCATGattagtattgccagtaaataaaaattaaccattataaGGGATAATTTGATtgctaacttaataatttatctaaatgtcttaataaaataaggtatAGTAACTTTAAACAatgtatactttaataaatgtgacaTAAACTTCGGAACAACTGATACGATGAGATtgtttactattaatatattatattttaagatacctGGCAATCTTCTGATAAGGCAAGTTCTAGCAAGTTTTGCGTTTCTCcgttcaataattaaaacttgacTGACTTGACTTCCTGACAATATTCAATTTCAGCCGCCGGCCAAGAAAAGTGTGTGGTACAtagtttgttaatattttaaatattagaagaattattaaattccAGTTTtcgaatatttattagttataccTTTGTGATTTAAGTTTCCATAAACATAGAACTAATTTTATAAGGCGGTGTTTATGAATGATCTTGAgacttgtaaatatattttatcgtatAATCGTATGTTGAGATGGTAAATACAGTATCTAATTTACATTTCAACTGTTTATTAAAGCTTGTAAGGAAACTGaaatcgttttatttttataacaaatcctattttttgtttgtctgTTGAGTTTTTTATTGGAGGAAGTTctctaaaatgtttttaatgtcTTCAATCATTTGCCAATTCACTCGTTAACCTGAAATTGGTTTAAGGGCCATTGTCAGACCGCAACCTTTCACTGTTTTCAAGACAGTAGACATTTTGAGATCAGCAAGAAAAGATCCTTTGTCTAGTTTACTATAGTAAGTTTTTAGATGCGCTACCTATAAATGCACCGAACAGTTAAAGGTTTTTTTGTGGAAGTATGACGAAGAAAATTGTCTAACGAAAAGTGACTTTGATTGGAAAGTGATTGATTAGAAAAAAGTTGTAGAACTTAATAAGGCCATCAACAGTATATATCTAAACACAATTCACACAAGGCCATTAAAATTGGCGAACtgtaatttcatacaaatttagttttagactttctacatactactgttaaggcatcttgactaAGCCCTCTGTGCTGTGTCTCTGTTTTTTCGCGGTAAACTCTAAAAACTACTGCTGTTTACTACTGTTTCCCTAATATCTGAAATGATTCACGAGGAACCTCTACGGGTGACGGATGTCCGTGCGAAGCCGGAGTAGTAGTCCCCGGCAGTAAATAAAAGACtataaattagtataataatattagactATAATTTGcgagatattttattttggtataACTAAGATGTAGTTAGTGAGCAACTACATCGTACTACATATACTCGTGAGCCGCCGTCAGAAAAAGACAAACTAGATTACTGTACATACTTGACCATACACTaccaaactaaaataattaggGTATGCTAATTATTGAATACTATACTTACATATGCAGGGCGTTCCAAGACCAAACATCAAGGAAAAGTACCTTAAATATCGATTTATTTTGCTGaaagaagattttattttgaaaagtaattattcaatgattatctataaatttttTGTCTCGTCTGGGACCCGAAACGACCGAAAattaccaaaaataataatgcttCTTAAGtaacatagtattttaaaagaaaggtACAACGTAAAATGTTGcagttaaatgtcaaaaaaaattatattgatatttaaacaaacattgCTGTGTGTATAGTCCCCACATATTatgatcttaatatatataaatctcctgtcacgatgtttatccgcgatggactcctaaactacttaaccgattttaaattaatttggcacatcgtgagcagtctggtccaacttaagaaagaggatagcttagatctttaattatagtcgcaattttattttattgcaaattatttgtctataattaattgacagtcacagataattgttaactccaaaagattctaacagatgtcgatacttatcgactggattgagtaagtaatcaatagatagcactgctatggtaaaccgacaaacgtgtcatataacaCATCAATATCAtattacaattcaatatcatgattaccacgtgttattgaggctaaagtataacttaaatttattttgtagtaaacgaaataccgtgaaattcaattatttctacttttttaatatttggtgTTAGCTTAGCCAACcatgttacttagaccgacgaccgaattattctttcgtgtcacaaaaaccacattaaggtgtaacgaagttcgcgggggcagctagttattatttatttattgccgACGACGACGTTTGATAAATAGCGATATTATCATTCCATAGATTGCATTGACTATTCACAAATAGCTTCCCCCCCCCTTAATAGAATACTTCGTAGCACAAGCTTTCCTTAGTATTAGTATTTCCGAGTATTAACCTATGATACGAAAATAGGCAGTGGACTAATCAAAACATTTGCGTAAGACAAGAGGATCGCATTTTAAggattgaattaattaatttaaaaaaagaaatgactTAGTATTTTCagtttcattaaaacattGATAGGCAAACACAATGTATACTCATAAACGACAAAAGAATACATTtctatgaaatgcttctaattttatatttactgccagaattttaaataaactattcattactctttttaatcctttgtaaggagctgcaaccattacatcCTGTTCCAGATTACATCTTAAGAcctctatcagcagtaggcatggtgaaataggagcatgcACTTACTTTACATTCTCGTGAGAACAACAAGCAAAtacgtagtcgaaataactaacatttgAGTCGGTTCGATTCCCAGGCGAGACAActaatttttagaaaattatttattgcagTCACATTTACTTTTCAAACTAAAACAATGTCTTATTTCAGTGAAATATCCTATCTACGATATTTAAGGTAGTTTCCCTTAATAATTCTTGGGATGTCCTGTATGTatacctatttattattacaaaaacggatctaaataaatcaaatacaaaCATGTTCTAAGAATTACCATGGCAATGCAATTATTGCATGGCAGCAATTTCCTGTTTCATATCTAAGGTCtagcataataataatagaacaatatatatatataataatagtaataatcctCTATAGTgacagaaataattaaatgatagtTGACACTGTAGAAGCGTACACTGTCAGTTGATATTTGACTTAATCttgtaaacaaaaaagaacAGTCAGGCGTGTTGATAACCTCAAATTTAATTGGATAACATTGGCTTCCGTTGTAAAgtgtaaaaacaatttataattctgAAGTATATACAcagtttaaacattaaaaatggcTGAATTAGTTAATCAACGTATTGAAGGGATGATAAATGAGTTGGAGCAAATGCGACGTATAGAATTATTCGACGAGGAAGAAATAAGGTAAAACATTTCTTTCTAAACAATTAACCATACGTTGCCTATggcattaaatatatatatctgttcCATTTTCACATTTACAGAGATATTTCGCGTAAACGCAAAGAATTTGAATATAGAATACAAAGAAGAGTTAAAGAAAAAGACgactttgttaaatatattacgtaTGAACTAACACTTCTTGAAGATATTTCACTGCGTAGAAGGCAAACTAAACTAGTCGATAAACGTAAAGAAATAGAGTATGCTATTGCAAAACGTgtaaacaaagtttttaaacagtttataATGCGATTCCAAAATGATGTAGAAATATACTTTGAATATATCAAGTTCTGTAAAAGTGTTGGATTTGATTATGCAGTGTCAGCTATTATTGGACAAATGCTACAAGTgagtatttcaataaaataaattaaaacttatcatATAATCCACTTTGATggaatgtaaaaataattattatttttttagattcatGGAGACAAACCTAAAACGTGGCAACTAGCTAGCATTTGGGAGagtaaagaaaagaaaaatctagATACAGCTCGTTCATTTCTCTTGAAAGGCATTCATAGACATCCTCAGGCAgaggttttatatttagaactGTTTGAAATTGAACTCAAAATAGCCAATAGTGCAGAGAATGAAGAAGTAAAGGTATTACACACTGGTGAAATTATTACAAAGGGTAGCATTAAAAAACTTAGGGCAATATTTAGAGTCAAGACATAAGGCTTGGTGATAACACCAGTCATCTCAGTttccaatattatatatattttttatgatttattaaaatagctatATGATAGACTATCCTGATTATGATACTTTACAAGTattgcaataatttatttgcaggAAAAGTTTTTAAGACGAGCTGAAGTGGTTTGGAGAAATggtatgaaaaatattctcGATTccagttttttgtttaaagtttGCGATTTGTCATTGAAGTATAATAATGATGAACTTATCAAAACTATTCAAGAAGAAGTTTGGAAAAGAAAGGAGGATAAAAATGTATGGGTTTACATAGCATCAAAAGAACTTGaggtatttattaacatttatgagtttcatcattggaggtcaaggcagaatatgaaattccaccagtatcacctcgatgtccgccTCGATTATCattgttgtatttatttaaaattatgtattttaaaaccaGTAAAATGagaatacttaaataattgaagACATTTGagaaatcataattattattattaaaatttaaaacggaAAGGAAATGTAGGTAGATTAGGCAgtgagtaatattttaatggttgttaaacattaacaaataatatatagcttccaCCAAACTTGCAAGttcactgaaatattttaagcacACATTTTTCCCTTATGCAAAATATTGCAGACTgatataaaatagaattactGTATTATGTTgtcacttatatatttttttatcatctgTGTAAAGGGTTATCACTGGAATGAAATAGAAAAGTTTGTTGAAGACAATGACCATTATACTAATGAGCTGAGATATTGTATAGCTGTCTATGAAGAGGCGTTACAACAGGTAAAATTACCTACACATATATTTGTTCTTCTATTGAAAAGGAGGTTATATGATTACAAGTTTTCGGCCATTACTGgtgatattgtatatatttgtgaATTCTTTAATTGTTGCTGAAGTATTTATAGGCTTTTAAAGATATCCAAAATATTTGGTAACATTTATTCCTAGGAGCATCCACTTCACAAAAGTACTAAACTACTTATAAAGTCCGTATACCTTttccataaaaatatgaatgtttCAGTTTCCAGATGAACAGTTATGGACAAAATACATTCACCAGTTACTGGGATTAAATGATAGTATTTGTACAGATAACCAAAAGATAAATGTTGTAAAGCATGCATGGACTTATGGCCATGAAAATGGATTATTATCAAATGATATGTACACATTTGGGATATCTTTTCTAAAACTAGAAGATGAAATATCAAAAGATGATTTTATTGAGGTGTGTTTCCATCCAAATTCtttcataaatacatattttgtttgtaaaaaattaagtagaATAAACAATGACTgacaaaaatagtaaaatattttcatgaaaatcaattacatattataatttattgcaacatttttcaattaacttgttttcaataaaacctttttgagTTAATTTTTCTATAACTAGAAAATTACTCATGTAATCAATACATACACTGTATTGCCGCTCAAGTCTCATAACCCTACCTACAATGGGGTACAGgttcacaatattttctttcaccgtatGAGCAAGAGTGAATATGTGAAATTCTCTGGTGCAGGAATTTTGTTTTAGGGAAcatggttttatttaattaaatcaattttagaTCTTGGATACAGCACTGGTAAAGATCCCTAAATCTAAAGAATTATGGGAAGAAaagttgttattaaataaaacaaatgaaagtaAAATGCTATCTATACTGCAAGATGCTAGTAAAACAATGAAGGGGGatgatttattacatttgtgGAATTTTATGTTGGAAAATGTAGAATCAACTGTAGTTGTAAGTAAAATGCTTATTGAAAAAGtacatatttctataaaaatattgattgtactaccataataaaataagcaaaaatattgttatgtatgttattactattattttgctttcagttcaaaaatgtatacaaaaagtttcaatCTTGTGAGAGCATAGTTGTGTTATCTTTGAAACCTAAGTTTTTACAAAAGATTTATGAACATAACGGCTTGAAGGCAGCCAGAGATGCTTatgaagattttattaaaacaccaCCAACACAATTACAATTGCATAAAATTATGGTTGATATAGAAATGTCACAGGAGAAACCTAATTTAAAATCTGCAAGAAAGTGTTATGAATGCCAAGTACAACAACATGGAAAAGACAGTGTTCAAACTTGGTTAGATTACATGGAGTTTGAATCTCAAAATGGTAATGCCCAGGCTGTCCCACAAATCCATAGACGAGCCATTGCGACTTTAAAAACAGACTTAGTTgatgaatttgttaaaatacaagCTTTgacaaaattgaaataaatttaaatttaaaaatgaagttTTATTTCTACCCTTAACTTTAATCAGAAATCATAAACCATTGAggaacaaaatgtttattgaaatACAATAACACCTTCAAcaacatattaaaaagaagAATCCACATAGAACAccatttattaatactaaattatttacatttaataaatgtacacATTTCTCTACAAGAAGTCAAAATCTCTACTTTGGTGAATGTGGAACAACACTTATGCAGcgaataaatacagataaatgcatttttagtcacattttataattattgtattgctGCAATTGGAGCAATGTAGTATCTAAAGATTAGTGACGAACCTCTCTTGTGCTGCTTATTTCTTACTAGATCCTTCCAGCAAGCTTGCCATGAAGGATACTTAGGCATAGCAGGTGGGTTTCCAGCCTTAAGACTGCTGCCTACTACAGCCATGCAAGTGGAGACAACCATCAAGGGATAAGTAAAAGTACTTGTAATAAAAGTGAGCAAAGGTACAGTATAGTATCTCAGGTCCTTAgtctttacaatatatttgttaacatAATATGCCAGAACCCCAGTAATGGTTACACAAACCAAATCACCCATCAACTTGGGTACTATTCCATGGAAGAATCCTAGTATACCGTCATCCCTATATATTGACACAATAGCTCCTATTAAAGAGCTGTAGTCCTCTTCTTTACCAACAAATGAAGCCATCATTCTTACAGTTACCACATGAAAAGGGTAGGAAACAACAACAGAGGCACTGTGCATAATCATATCGCGACGAGCTAACTTATAGTAGTCTTCAAATTTAGGCTCATCATCATTGACAATGTTAGGAGGATCATTCATTTCGGGCAAGTCAATGCCGCAAACATAAATTACCTTTGAGGACAGCTGACTGGAGGCGACCAAACCAAGTATTCTAGCTGAAAGGCCTCGGTAACATCCAAAGAAACCATCGGACTTCTTAATGTGCTTGATGTATTGAAAAACATTAGGTAATATCATGGCAGGCCTTCCAAACAGAGTAGTAGATCGGCGCGGCGGTAAAGGTTCGTAGCCCAATTGTATCAAAACCTTTGCGTATTCCATGGGGTGGCATATTGTAGTGACTAGTAGTTGTGATGGCAAAGCCGATATCTTTTCCTTTTCAATTTCATCCATATTGTGACAACTTAAAATCACAATTTTCTATAatcaaatttgtaattttgctTATTTTGACAAGAACTCTGTCATAGACAACTGACACATAGATTTTAGTCATACAGCATCCGAAAAGAAAAGATACAGGTACTATAATAGtttcctatattttaatttaatttaatttacgatGGCGAGAGATTCTTTGAAATATCTGTGACCATTAAAGGATattcgttaaataaaaatgagtaCGCCGACTATACAAAggtatttcataatttagtCTGTCGTCTGGTACAacacatacaattattatatttacaattaattgttTAGGTGGCTTAAGCTTATGTGTAGAATTTTATATGTGCCCAGCCAAGAATTTCGTATTAGATCACTGCTAAAATGTTGGAGTGTACATGAGACCTCTCTATATACGGAAATGTAAAACACTACAACTGAATTGggtacttttttattaaaagtattattattcagAAACGTACATAGTAATGGTATGAAACGTATTAACTATCAACGTATATGAAAGGTAGAAAAGGTTTGCCCCCTTTCCCATAAAGGAGCGAAGTCCACTCTTTCCCCACAACTATTCCAATTTATTATACTGGTATAATTTACGTACAGGTATTTAATAGTGTTACTGTgtatgaaaatacaaaaattaaaatcaaattcgtattagtaaaacattttattaggCGTTTGATGTTAGTTCAACAGAAGATTCTTCatcaattttaaactttaatattcgCACTTTCCTATTTTCGTCTGGATTACCCTAAaaagtaaacataatttaataattgtattgataTAACGTAGTGTTTTTATAGCATATAGATATTGGTGTCTCTTGCACATTTTTCATGAATATGAAAAAGTTAGGTTATACCTCATCTTCCAAATCGTTGCTATCCTCCGAGCTCTCATCAAGATCATTGTCAGATGTCTCGTCTTTCTCCTCTAACGGTACCCACGCAATTTCCTTGTCCACCATATctgtttagtttaaaaaaaatattatattggcAACAATCGAACTCTAGAGCGCCTAATTTCTATCGCCTGTGGCGTTAATGTTATACCATAAATCGCATAAAATCTACTACGTAAAGTAATAATAGCTGAAGTGGAGTGATTACCTCTAAATCTAAGTGAGCCTCTCCTACTTGGTGGTTTCTCTTTCTCTTCGTTAGCCTCAACTATTATAGTCGGCACCACATCTATGACGACACCGTTTGATTTCTTATCTCCTTCTTTTTCAGTCTCTTCTTTGATCTATTAAAATCGATACATAAATAGGAAATCTattgcatatatatttttttgtttcatcaAATGTTCTGGACCCTGTGTCTGTCAAGTTGTAACAATTGTTTAGGGCGGTCGAAATTGAATCCTAAACATTTGTGAGTGTTAAACAACAGACTTCTATTCTATTATCAAGGAAGCGTCTTTTTACCAATTTTTtaccatatatattttttttaataaaataggaggcaaacgggcaggaggctcacctgatgttaagtgataccgccgcccatggacattctcaatgccagagggctcgcgagtgcgttgccggccttttaagaatttgtacgctcttttcttgaaggacccgaAGTCGaatcggttcggaaatacttcagtgggcagctggttccacatagcagtggtgcgcggcaaaaattgccttgaaaaacgctcagtcgtggaacgtcggacgtcgaggtgatacgggtggaattttgtattttgcctcgacgtccgatgctgaaactcagctgcaggtattaatccgaacaactcctctgaacactctccatggtaaatgcggtagaagatgcagagtgaccccacatctctacgctacgccaaaggatcgagccgctcggagagggattggtcatcgacgattcgaaccgatATTGatgtcaagtggaaggagctggtactggggagcccccgcccagaggtgagaacagtattccatgtggggccgtatttgcgctttaaaagtaagtaagtaagaaaGTAAGGACGGACATATTCCTAAATTGGAATTgtcatgatttttttattatttatttatttttattttttgtagtttcaaatttatttgcatataaaattatttgtatcaaaGACTTTTACCTGTAGGAATGATACACTTGGCTCTTGTAGTTTAGTAGCCTTCTCTTTATTTCGTAATATGTTCTCGTCGGTCTCTTTTTCTAAGCGCAATTTGTAAGCTTTTTGCGTTCGCCacatctataaaaataataaaagggaTTTTTTTGCGTACGCATTTCAATCAAGgcattaaagttataaatccGGAATGACATTTAAAAAGCATGAGTTGTTTGCTTTGAAATATGTCTTCATTGTCTTTGCgtatttagaatttagaatttaattcaatGTAACTTTGAATTATGAAGTTCGGcatacaaaacatttacaacaCGCCATTCATTTGGCGCCAAAACATGGCCGAAATCAAGCCCGTCATTGCGCATGCGATAAGGCGGTGGCTGTGACAGATAAaccaatattttcattttgttgGATTTAGTACAACAAAAAGTTGTTCTTGGTTAgtcaatattgaaataattgattaTACGAAGtacttctaaatttaaaacttaattgagggaattataatttattatactcaatattaaatactattagtgaaatattattattgactttttgtttgtatggTAACAGTGTTATGATATTTCTAGATGATCTATGAGAAGGCTGAGAATAACgctaactttattttttttaattaaaaaatagtactaa
Proteins encoded:
- the LOC123710417 gene encoding mitochondrial carrier homolog 2-like, encoding MDEIEKEKISALPSQLLVTTICHPMEYAKVLIQLGYEPLPPRRSTTLFGRPAMILPNVFQYIKHIKKSDGFFGCYRGLSARILGLVASSQLSSKVIYVCGIDLPEMNDPPNIVNDDEPKFEDYYKLARRDMIMHSASVVVSYPFHVVTVRMMASFVGKEEDYSSLIGAIVSIYRDDGILGFFHGIVPKLMGDLVCVTITGVLAYYVNKYIVKTKDLRYYTVPLLTFITSTFTYPLMVVSTCMAVVGSSLKAGNPPAMPKYPSWQACWKDLVRNKQHKRGSSLIFRYYIAPIAAIQ